One window from the genome of Haladaptatus paucihalophilus DX253 encodes:
- a CDS encoding zinc ribbon domain-containing protein: MTGDEGVPEIAAVGAYAPRFRISADEFAEAWGQFHAAGVNEKAVPDADEDALTMAYEAATRALDAAGNPDVSFLAFASTTPPMAEEDVTARLGGMLDVPSDATRHVFTGSTRAGTRAFVAGLAAGPWDDGVGVVVAADAPRGEPDSAEDHAAGAGAAAFVLAADGPVSIRERAEYAAEFPGTRFRATGDENVEGLGVTSYDREAFSETLAGAVGRLDADVGDVDAAAVQAPNGKLPYRAAGALGVGIDEVRAGALVHELGDTGAASVPLSLAKSLADGRERILAASFGSGAGADALVLETTADVPVAAALAGDEPVSYAEYLRLRGDLTSGPPSGGGAYVSVPSWRRTLDQRHRLLAGKCPDCGALNFPPEGACNGCHSLVEYETVTLTGEGTVEAVTTISQGGAPPEFAEQQAKSGDFDVAVVALSGPDGGEASVPAQVTGTAPGSLEVGDAVETTMRRIYTQEGVTRYGFKIRPPDGL, encoded by the coding sequence ATGACGGGAGACGAAGGGGTACCGGAGATCGCCGCTGTCGGTGCCTACGCCCCGCGATTCCGAATCTCGGCCGACGAGTTCGCCGAGGCGTGGGGGCAGTTCCACGCCGCCGGAGTGAACGAGAAAGCCGTCCCGGACGCCGACGAGGACGCCCTGACGATGGCCTACGAGGCCGCGACGCGCGCGCTCGACGCCGCCGGGAACCCGGACGTTTCCTTCCTCGCGTTCGCTTCTACCACCCCGCCGATGGCCGAGGAGGACGTGACCGCCCGACTCGGCGGGATGCTCGACGTACCGTCTGACGCGACGCGACACGTGTTCACGGGAAGCACCCGCGCCGGAACGCGGGCGTTCGTCGCCGGACTCGCGGCGGGACCGTGGGACGACGGCGTTGGAGTGGTCGTCGCCGCGGATGCCCCCCGCGGCGAACCGGATTCCGCGGAAGACCACGCGGCGGGTGCGGGCGCGGCGGCCTTCGTCCTCGCCGCCGACGGCCCCGTCAGCATCCGCGAACGGGCCGAGTACGCCGCCGAATTCCCCGGCACGCGCTTCCGGGCCACCGGCGACGAGAACGTCGAGGGATTGGGCGTCACGAGTTACGACAGGGAGGCGTTCTCCGAGACGCTCGCCGGGGCGGTCGGGCGATTGGACGCGGACGTCGGGGACGTGGACGCCGCGGCGGTACAGGCCCCGAACGGCAAACTCCCCTACCGGGCCGCGGGCGCGCTCGGCGTCGGTATCGACGAGGTTCGGGCGGGGGCGCTCGTCCACGAACTCGGCGACACCGGCGCGGCGAGCGTCCCGTTGAGCCTCGCCAAATCCCTCGCGGACGGCCGCGAACGTATCCTCGCCGCCTCGTTCGGCAGCGGTGCTGGCGCGGACGCGCTCGTACTCGAAACGACGGCCGACGTTCCCGTCGCGGCGGCGCTCGCCGGCGACGAACCGGTTTCCTACGCGGAATATCTCCGACTGCGCGGCGACCTCACCTCCGGTCCGCCGAGCGGCGGCGGGGCCTACGTCAGCGTGCCGTCGTGGCGGCGTACGCTCGACCAACGACACCGACTGCTCGCCGGGAAGTGCCCCGACTGCGGCGCGCTGAACTTCCCGCCGGAGGGCGCGTGCAACGGCTGTCACTCCTTGGTCGAGTACGAGACGGTGACACTCACCGGCGAAGGGACGGTGGAAGCCGTGACGACCATCTCGCAGGGCGGTGCGCCGCCGGAGTTCGCGGAACAGCAGGCCAAGTCGGGCGACTTCGACGTGGCGGTCGTCGCCCTCTCGGGACCGGACGGCGGCGAAGCGAGCGTCCCGGCGCAGGTGACGGGGACCGCCCCCGGAAGCCTCGAAGTCGGCGACGCCGTGGAGACGACGATGCGCCGCATCTACACGCAGGAAGGCGTGACGAGGTACGGATTCAAAATTCGTCCACCAGACGGATTGTGA
- a CDS encoding 3-hydroxyacyl-CoA dehydrogenase family protein, translating into MKVGVLGAGTMGHGIAQVTAMAGHDVTLRDIEQEFVENGIESIEANLQGGVERDKVSEAEKDAALDRISGTTDLEAAVGDADLVVEAVPEKMEIKRETFEDVEAFASDDAIIASNTSSLSLTEIASALDDPTRAIGLHFFNPVHIMKLVEIVIPEQADRETVDFAAEFVEGIDKVGVEVNDSPGFASSRLGVALGVEAIRMVQEGVASPRDIDTAMELGYNHPMGPIELGDVVGLDVRLGILEHLREELGERFRPPQILRQKVRAGKLGKKTGEGFYVWEDGEIVGVSGESRTARQSGSEGVSGEMEDENR; encoded by the coding sequence ATGAAGGTAGGCGTACTCGGAGCGGGGACGATGGGTCACGGAATCGCACAGGTGACGGCGATGGCGGGCCACGACGTGACGCTCCGCGACATCGAACAGGAGTTCGTGGAGAACGGCATCGAGAGCATCGAGGCGAACCTCCAAGGCGGCGTCGAGCGCGACAAGGTTTCGGAAGCCGAGAAGGACGCCGCGCTCGACCGGATTTCCGGCACGACCGACCTCGAAGCTGCCGTCGGCGACGCCGATTTGGTGGTCGAAGCGGTGCCCGAGAAGATGGAGATCAAGCGCGAGACGTTCGAGGACGTTGAGGCGTTCGCGTCCGACGACGCCATCATCGCGTCGAACACCTCCTCGCTCTCGCTGACCGAAATCGCCAGCGCGTTGGACGACCCGACGCGGGCCATCGGACTGCACTTTTTCAACCCGGTGCACATCATGAAGCTGGTCGAAATCGTGATTCCCGAACAGGCCGACCGCGAGACGGTCGATTTCGCCGCGGAGTTCGTGGAGGGCATCGACAAGGTGGGCGTCGAAGTCAACGACTCGCCCGGGTTCGCCTCCTCGCGTCTGGGCGTCGCGCTCGGCGTCGAGGCCATTCGCATGGTTCAGGAGGGCGTGGCGAGTCCGCGCGACATCGACACGGCGATGGAACTCGGCTACAACCACCCGATGGGTCCCATCGAACTCGGCGACGTGGTTGGACTCGACGTCCGCCTCGGAATCCTCGAACACCTCCGCGAGGAACTGGGCGAGCGGTTCCGCCCGCCACAGATTCTCCGGCAAAAGGTGCGCGCCGGGAAGCTCGGCAAGAAGACCGGCGAGGGATTCTACGTGTGGGAGGACGGCGAAATCGTGGGGGTCTCCGGCGAAAGCCGGACGGCTCGTCAGTCGGGGTCTGAGGGCGTTTCGGGCGAAATGGAGGACGAGAACCGATGA
- a CDS encoding enoyl-CoA hydratase/isomerase family protein yields the protein MTDDETPGSPEQVAHECETVDFDVEEHVGMVTLNRPDARNALNAQLRAELKDVLDAVEASSDVRVVVLTGAPEAKAFVAGADVTELRERDAHEQREASKRPRVYEYVDDLEKPVIAAINGHALGGGCELAQGCDVRIAHERAKLGQPEINLGIMPGGGGTQRLARLVGEGQAMRLILSGEIIDAEEAYDIGLVDEVCADDEFEDRVYELAGRMADKSPTALELAKKAVKASSRMDLEAGIEYEAELFALLFASEDKNEGIDAFLEDRDPEWQER from the coding sequence ATGACCGACGACGAAACGCCCGGAAGCCCCGAACAGGTCGCACACGAGTGCGAGACGGTCGATTTCGACGTCGAGGAGCACGTCGGGATGGTCACGCTGAACCGCCCCGACGCCCGCAACGCGCTGAATGCGCAACTGCGCGCCGAACTGAAGGACGTGCTCGATGCCGTCGAGGCGTCCTCGGACGTCCGCGTCGTCGTGCTCACGGGCGCACCGGAGGCGAAGGCGTTCGTCGCCGGGGCTGACGTAACGGAACTCCGGGAGCGGGATGCACACGAGCAGCGCGAAGCGAGCAAGCGACCGCGCGTCTACGAGTACGTGGACGACCTCGAAAAGCCGGTCATCGCGGCCATCAACGGTCACGCGCTCGGCGGCGGATGCGAACTCGCGCAGGGCTGTGACGTGCGCATCGCACACGAACGCGCGAAACTCGGCCAGCCCGAGATCAACCTCGGAATCATGCCCGGCGGCGGCGGCACGCAACGACTCGCGCGGTTGGTCGGCGAGGGGCAGGCCATGCGGTTGATTCTCTCCGGGGAAATCATCGACGCGGAGGAGGCATACGACATCGGGCTCGTGGACGAAGTGTGCGCCGACGACGAGTTCGAGGACCGCGTGTACGAACTCGCGGGACGGATGGCCGACAAAAGCCCGACGGCGCTCGAACTGGCGAAGAAGGCGGTCAAAGCGAGCAGTCGGATGGACTTGGAGGCGGGCATCGAGTACGAGGCCGAACTGTTCGCCCTGCTGTTCGCCTCCGAGGACAAAAACGAGGGTATCGACGCCTTCCTCGAAGACCGCGACCCCGAGTGGCAAGAGCGGTAG
- a CDS encoding transcriptional regulator FilR1 domain-containing protein gives MAAELVLERPVVEYLITDYGERLNEALASNHVSIWELDTTLPFGLIVTEGERDGVSLVVYDDRGELRGLLTNDTSDAMAWAKDVFETYRERATLIGGP, from the coding sequence ATGGCCGCCGAACTGGTGCTCGAACGTCCGGTCGTCGAATATCTCATCACCGATTACGGCGAGCGGTTGAACGAAGCACTGGCGTCGAACCACGTCTCGATTTGGGAGCTAGACACGACGCTTCCGTTCGGTCTCATCGTCACCGAAGGGGAACGGGATGGCGTCAGCCTCGTCGTCTACGACGACCGGGGTGAACTCCGCGGTCTCCTCACGAACGACACCTCCGACGCGATGGCGTGGGCGAAAGACGTGTTCGAAACCTACCGCGAGCGAGCGACGCTCATCGGCGGGCCGTAA
- a CDS encoding helix-turn-helix transcriptional regulator: MNDSGERPDALLSTVVKRAGFLTALASGPIPKRHLRDELDVSRSTVYKAVRELHEYELVERTDEGLALTLAGRMLESEYGAFRSVAEDVNRTRELLSVLPNDSRVSIELVEGATTIFAERHAPNHPLRYFEEMVSDADRVLGISPVALPQYVELFHDRIPSVKGWPPNWCSNVRSSNISSPITASG, translated from the coding sequence ATGAACGATTCTGGTGAGCGTCCGGACGCGTTGCTTTCGACAGTCGTCAAGCGTGCCGGATTTCTCACCGCTCTCGCGTCGGGGCCGATACCGAAACGACATCTCAGGGACGAACTCGACGTGTCCCGCTCAACGGTTTACAAAGCGGTTCGGGAACTCCACGAGTACGAACTCGTCGAACGAACCGACGAGGGTCTCGCGTTGACCCTCGCGGGGCGGATGCTCGAATCCGAGTACGGCGCGTTTCGAAGCGTCGCCGAGGACGTCAATCGAACCCGAGAACTGCTCTCGGTTCTCCCGAACGATTCGAGGGTGTCCATCGAACTCGTCGAAGGCGCCACGACGATTTTCGCCGAACGACACGCACCGAACCATCCTCTCCGATATTTCGAGGAGATGGTTTCCGATGCCGACCGGGTGTTGGGTATCTCACCCGTCGCACTTCCACAGTACGTCGAACTGTTTCACGACCGCATACCGTCGGTGAAGGGATGGCCGCCGAACTGGTGCTCGAACGTCCGGTCGTCGAATATCTCATCACCGATTACGGCGAGCGGTTGA